In Streptomyces nojiriensis, one genomic interval encodes:
- a CDS encoding serine/threonine-protein kinase, with amino-acid sequence MQPLEAGEPRTIGAYRLLGRLGAGGMGRVYLGRSAGGRTVAVKIVHPHFATDEEFRARFRREVEAARRVGGEWTAPVLDADPEAPVPWVATGYVAGPSLDRALAAHGPLPEASVRAVGAGLARALVAVHGLGLVHRDVKPSNVMITLDGPRLIDFGIARATDGTASLTSTGVSVGSPGYMSPEQILGKGITGAADVFSLGAVMAFAATGRPPFTGDNSATLLYKVVHEPPELGALPAGELRDLIEACLAKTATDRPAPEAVAAALGGALGAPGWLPGPLVEEASRAAVALLDLDADASEGGAGGGPAPAGAGVAAAPEAASGPVPFTAGYYTPAGAGFGAPDPSYGGGVGPYAPPGSPGAQPGTAGPYGSAPTGGSGLAAGPYGSAPTGGSGPTAGPYGLPTETAGGGLPGQRTPSGGRQVTVRAAGRRFSCTLVLAAAAALAVLSGGLYWLDVLPGQGGRERDLADAGAHPSTSASAPAPAATGPSAPTGSAAPKGTRTDVPKELIGTWKGTVTTAHTRLATEFEITIKAGKVGDAVGRDKSVIPILGTDCSGDWRLAAATDRSLVLDTSAGPNPAPGMCSNGSADERFTLNENGTLHYKSGDAAAGNPEGDLTRSP; translated from the coding sequence ATGCAGCCGCTCGAAGCCGGTGAGCCGCGGACCATCGGCGCCTACCGGCTGCTCGGCCGGCTCGGCGCGGGTGGCATGGGCCGGGTCTACCTCGGGCGCAGCGCGGGCGGCCGGACCGTCGCCGTCAAGATCGTGCACCCGCATTTCGCCACCGACGAGGAGTTCCGGGCCCGGTTCCGCCGCGAGGTGGAGGCGGCCCGGCGGGTCGGCGGCGAGTGGACCGCGCCGGTCCTGGACGCGGACCCCGAGGCCCCGGTGCCGTGGGTGGCCACCGGGTACGTGGCCGGGCCCTCCCTGGACCGCGCGCTGGCCGCGCACGGCCCGCTGCCCGAGGCCTCCGTACGGGCCGTCGGCGCGGGCCTGGCCCGCGCCCTGGTGGCCGTGCACGGCCTGGGCCTCGTCCACCGGGACGTGAAGCCGTCGAACGTGATGATCACCCTCGACGGGCCGCGGCTGATCGACTTCGGCATCGCGCGGGCCACGGACGGCACCGCCTCGCTGACCTCCACCGGGGTATCCGTCGGCTCGCCCGGCTACATGTCGCCCGAGCAGATCCTCGGCAAGGGGATCACCGGGGCGGCCGACGTGTTCTCGCTCGGCGCGGTCATGGCCTTCGCGGCGACCGGCCGGCCGCCGTTCACCGGGGACAACTCGGCCACCCTCCTCTACAAGGTGGTCCACGAGCCGCCCGAGCTGGGCGCGCTGCCCGCCGGGGAACTGCGCGACCTGATCGAGGCCTGCCTGGCCAAGACGGCGACCGACCGGCCGGCCCCCGAGGCGGTCGCGGCGGCCCTCGGCGGGGCGCTGGGCGCGCCCGGCTGGCTGCCCGGGCCGCTGGTCGAGGAGGCCAGCCGGGCCGCCGTGGCCCTGCTGGACCTGGACGCCGATGCCTCCGAGGGCGGTGCGGGAGGCGGGCCTGCCCCGGCCGGAGCCGGGGTCGCGGCGGCACCGGAGGCCGCGTCGGGCCCGGTCCCCTTCACCGCCGGGTACTACACCCCCGCCGGCGCAGGCTTCGGGGCGCCGGACCCTTCGTACGGTGGCGGCGTCGGCCCGTATGCCCCGCCCGGCTCGCCCGGCGCTCAGCCCGGGACGGCCGGCCCGTACGGGAGCGCGCCCACCGGCGGCTCCGGCCTGGCGGCGGGTCCGTACGGGAGCGCGCCCACCGGCGGCTCCGGCCCGACGGCCGGTCCGTACGGCTTGCCGACCGAGACCGCCGGTGGCGGGCTGCCCGGGCAGCGGACCCCCTCCGGCGGGCGGCAGGTCACCGTCAGGGCGGCCGGGCGGCGGTTCAGCTGCACCCTGGTCCTGGCCGCGGCGGCCGCGTTGGCGGTGCTGTCCGGCGGGCTGTACTGGCTGGACGTGCTGCCCGGCCAGGGCGGCAGGGAGCGGGACCTGGCCGACGCCGGAGCGCACCCCTCCACCTCGGCGTCCGCGCCGGCCCCGGCGGCCACGGGCCCCTCGGCCCCGACGGGGAGCGCCGCACCCAAGGGGACCCGCACCGATGTCCCCAAGGAGCTCATCGGCACGTGGAAGGGCACGGTCACCACCGCCCACACGCGCCTGGCCACCGAGTTCGAGATCACCATCAAGGCCGGCAAGGTCGGTGACGCCGTCGGCCGCGACAAGTCGGTCATCCCCATCCTCGGCACCGATTGCAGCGGTGACTGGAGGCTCGCCGCGGCGACCGACCGCTCCCTCGTCCTGGACACCTCCGCCGGCCCCAACCCGGCGCCCGGCATGTGCTCCAACGGCTCCGCCGACGAGCGTTTCACGCTCAACGAGAACGGGACGCTCCACTACAAGTCGGGCGACGCCGCGGCCGGAAACCCCGAAGGCGACCTCACGCGCAGCCCCTGA
- the mqnC gene encoding cyclic dehypoxanthinyl futalosine synthase, whose product MTDQAVLQSVLDRAAAGGRITKEEALDLYRHAPLHALGQAADAVRRRRYAGTEHIATYIIERNINYTNVCVTACKFCAFYAAPKDAKKGWSRDLDDILRRCAETVELGGTQIMFQGGHHPDYGVEYYEHHFSAIKKDFPQLVIHSLGASEVEHMARISGVSAEEAIQRIHAAGLDSFAGAGAELLPERPRTAIAPLKESGERWLEIMEIAHKLGVESTSTMLMGTGETNAERIEHIAMIRDTQDRTGGFRAFIPYTYQPENNRLKGRTQATIFEYLRMIAIARLFLDNIAHIQGSWLTVGKEAGQLSLHYGADDLGSIMLEENVVSSAGAKHRSNRQEIIDLIRKAGRTPAQRATTYEHLLVHDDPANDPVDERVVSHISSTAIEGGTAHPELKLISTN is encoded by the coding sequence GTGACCGACCAGGCCGTTCTCCAGTCTGTCCTCGACCGCGCCGCCGCGGGGGGCCGGATCACCAAGGAAGAGGCGCTCGACCTCTACCGCCATGCGCCGCTGCACGCGCTGGGCCAGGCGGCCGACGCCGTGCGCCGCCGCCGCTACGCCGGTACCGAGCACATCGCGACGTACATCATCGAGCGCAACATCAACTACACCAACGTGTGCGTCACGGCGTGCAAGTTCTGCGCCTTCTACGCGGCCCCCAAGGACGCCAAGAAGGGCTGGTCCCGCGACCTCGACGACATCCTGCGCCGCTGCGCGGAGACCGTCGAGCTCGGCGGCACCCAGATCATGTTCCAGGGCGGGCACCACCCGGACTACGGCGTCGAGTACTACGAGCACCACTTCTCGGCCATCAAGAAGGACTTCCCGCAGCTGGTCATCCACTCCCTCGGCGCGTCCGAGGTCGAGCACATGGCCCGCATCTCGGGCGTCTCGGCGGAAGAGGCCATCCAGCGCATCCACGCGGCCGGCCTCGACTCCTTCGCGGGCGCCGGCGCCGAGCTGCTGCCGGAGCGGCCGCGCACGGCGATCGCGCCGCTCAAGGAGTCCGGCGAGCGCTGGCTGGAGATCATGGAGATCGCCCACAAGCTGGGCGTGGAGTCCACCTCCACCATGCTGATGGGCACCGGCGAGACCAACGCCGAGCGCATCGAGCACATCGCGATGATCCGCGACACGCAGGACCGTACGGGCGGCTTCCGCGCCTTCATCCCGTACACCTACCAGCCCGAGAACAACCGCCTCAAGGGCCGCACCCAGGCGACGATCTTCGAGTACCTGCGCATGATCGCGATCGCGCGCCTCTTCCTCGACAACATCGCCCACATCCAGGGCTCCTGGCTGACCGTCGGCAAGGAGGCGGGCCAGCTCTCGCTGCACTACGGCGCCGACGACCTCGGGTCGATCATGCTGGAGGAGAACGTCGTCTCCTCGGCCGGTGCCAAGCACCGCTCCAACCGCCAGGAGATCATCGACCTGATCCGCAAGGCGGGCCGCACCCCGGCGCAGCGCGCGACGACCTACGAGCACCTGCTCGTGCACGACGACCCGGCGAACGACCCGGTCGACGAGCGCGTGGTCTCGCACATCTCCTCCACCGCCATCGAAGGCGGAACGGCGCACCCCGAGCTGAAGCTCATCTCCACGAACTGA
- a CDS encoding imidazolonepropionase-like domain-containing protein: MLTLHTAELLLPGPGSAPLPGGAVLVDGDRIARVGPYEEVAAAHPHARTRRWPGVITPGLVVRGADELLERTYYPDDPYEVTELGADPIRGAAALEALKMTEPRWGHSARRGTQRLLARGVVAVCGRFTIPAVRTAVSRSGLTILPPAAYEGPPALDPFAGRGAAAEAFHGILEAGVPARFAVFAVADGAELLERGATTCVATVISGRLLHRRR; this comes from the coding sequence ATGCTGACGCTGCACACCGCCGAACTCCTGCTCCCCGGGCCGGGATCCGCGCCGCTGCCGGGCGGTGCGGTCCTCGTCGACGGCGACCGGATCGCCCGCGTGGGGCCGTACGAGGAGGTCGCCGCGGCCCACCCGCACGCCCGGACCCGTCGCTGGCCCGGGGTGATCACCCCGGGGCTGGTGGTGCGCGGGGCGGACGAGCTGCTGGAGCGCACGTACTACCCGGACGACCCGTACGAGGTCACCGAGCTCGGCGCCGACCCGATCCGGGGGGCGGCCGCGCTGGAGGCGCTGAAGATGACCGAGCCGCGGTGGGGCCACAGCGCCCGGCGCGGTACGCAGCGGCTGCTGGCCCGCGGCGTGGTGGCGGTCTGCGGCCGCTTCACGATCCCGGCGGTGCGCACGGCGGTGTCCCGGTCCGGGCTCACGATCCTGCCGCCCGCCGCCTACGAGGGGCCGCCCGCACTGGATCCCTTCGCCGGGCGGGGCGCCGCGGCGGAGGCCTTCCACGGGATCCTGGAGGCGGGGGTCCCGGCGCGCTTCGCGGTCTTCGCGGTGGCGGACGGGGCCGAGTTGCTGGAGCGGGGTGCGACCACGTGCGTGGCCACGGTCATCAGCGGGCGGCTGCTCCACCGCCGCCGCTGA
- a CDS encoding response regulator transcription factor encodes MRVVSFSVPAWFPSYEEPGAEEQAPHEDVPGAAVPDGTAPDGDRPAEAQLTEQESAVFLCLATGASNRELAVELQLSVSTVKFHVVNIRAKLGGISRLQACLLAALAREDTRRAEDTARGGESGLSGGGGAAAR; translated from the coding sequence GTGCGCGTCGTCAGCTTCAGCGTCCCGGCGTGGTTCCCCTCGTACGAGGAGCCGGGCGCGGAGGAACAGGCGCCGCACGAGGACGTGCCGGGGGCCGCCGTGCCGGACGGCACCGCACCGGACGGGGACCGGCCCGCCGAAGCCCAGCTGACCGAGCAGGAATCGGCGGTGTTCCTGTGCCTGGCCACCGGCGCCTCCAACCGGGAACTCGCCGTCGAGCTTCAACTCTCCGTCAGCACGGTCAAGTTCCACGTGGTCAACATACGGGCGAAGCTGGGCGGCATCAGCCGCCTGCAGGCCTGCCTGCTGGCCGCCCTCGCCCGGGAGGACACCCGGCGCGCCGAGGACACCGCCCGCGGCGGGGAGAGCGGGCTCAGCGGCGGCGGTGGAGCAGCCGCCCGCTGA
- a CDS encoding DUF3152 domain-containing protein, giving the protein MPPGHSTGRSSRTSPRAQRRAERRKRLRRTILLGSAALAVVSATAYTLLPQDDDAKAAAGRAAAKPDPTAGESADGSANALPQGGQESPSPQPSASPAAPPPASPTPSPDAATPAQPGAFKASTTAGKAQGKGPARRWRIEVEDGSGVDPESAARSVEAILGDRRGWTQDPKYGFQLVGAGQPVDFTIKIATPKTTDRLCEVVTPELIGETNCSTGHTVVVNLKRWQEGSPQFDGSPEEYRALIVNHEVGHELGRGHETCPAPGKPAPAMMQQIKGLLGCKSNAWPYDAKGTYLSGPSVP; this is encoded by the coding sequence ATGCCGCCAGGCCATTCCACCGGTCGCTCAAGCCGCACCAGCCCGCGCGCCCAGCGCCGGGCGGAGCGGCGCAAGCGGCTGCGGCGCACCATCCTCCTCGGCTCGGCGGCACTGGCCGTGGTCTCGGCGACGGCGTACACGCTGCTGCCCCAGGACGACGACGCGAAGGCCGCCGCGGGCCGGGCCGCGGCCAAGCCGGACCCGACGGCCGGGGAATCCGCCGACGGTTCCGCGAACGCGCTCCCGCAGGGCGGCCAGGAGTCCCCCTCCCCGCAGCCGTCCGCCTCACCGGCGGCGCCTCCCCCGGCCTCGCCCACGCCGTCGCCCGACGCCGCGACGCCCGCCCAGCCGGGCGCCTTCAAGGCCTCCACCACCGCCGGCAAGGCGCAGGGCAAGGGACCCGCGCGCCGCTGGCGGATCGAGGTCGAGGACGGCAGCGGGGTCGACCCGGAGTCGGCCGCCCGCTCGGTCGAGGCGATCCTCGGGGACCGGCGCGGCTGGACCCAGGACCCGAAGTACGGCTTCCAGCTCGTCGGGGCGGGCCAGCCGGTCGATTTCACCATCAAGATCGCCACGCCCAAGACCACCGACCGCCTGTGCGAGGTGGTCACGCCCGAGCTCATCGGCGAGACCAACTGCAGCACGGGGCACACCGTCGTGGTCAACCTCAAGCGCTGGCAGGAGGGTTCGCCGCAGTTCGACGGCTCGCCCGAGGAGTACCGGGCCCTGATCGTCAACCACGAGGTCGGGCACGAGCTCGGCCGCGGGCACGAGACCTGCCCCGCCCCCGGAAAGCCCGCTCCGGCGATGATGCAGCAGATCAAGGGGCTCCTCGGCTGCAAGTCCAACGCCTGGCCGTACGACGCGAAGGGAACCTACCTGTCCGGTCCGTCCGTCCCATAG
- a CDS encoding demethylmenaquinone methyltransferase: MTRASLDKQPHEVASMFDGIAAKYDLTNDVISLGQARLWRKEVAKAVGARPGHVVLDLAAGTATSSLPFAATGAYVVPCDFSLGMLMEGKKKHSWLPLTAGDATKLPFKDDAFDTVTISFGLRNVQDTDAALRELYRVTKPGGQVVICEFSQPTWAPFRTVYTEYLMRALPPVARTVVSDPDPYVYLAESIREWPDQPALAALLQKAGWSKVAWRNLSGGIVALHRGIKD, translated from the coding sequence GTGACAAGGGCTTCCCTGGACAAGCAGCCGCACGAAGTCGCCTCCATGTTCGACGGCATCGCGGCGAAATACGACCTCACCAACGACGTCATCTCGCTGGGCCAGGCCCGGCTGTGGCGCAAGGAGGTCGCCAAGGCGGTCGGCGCGCGCCCCGGGCACGTGGTCCTCGACCTGGCCGCCGGAACCGCCACCTCCTCGCTGCCCTTCGCCGCCACCGGCGCGTACGTCGTCCCCTGCGACTTCTCCCTGGGCATGCTCATGGAGGGCAAGAAGAAGCACTCCTGGCTGCCGCTGACCGCCGGTGACGCGACGAAGCTGCCGTTCAAGGACGACGCCTTCGACACCGTCACGATCTCCTTCGGGCTGCGCAACGTCCAGGACACCGACGCCGCCCTGCGCGAGCTGTACCGGGTGACCAAGCCCGGCGGGCAGGTCGTCATCTGCGAGTTCTCGCAGCCCACCTGGGCGCCGTTCCGCACGGTCTACACGGAGTACCTGATGCGGGCGCTGCCGCCGGTGGCCCGCACGGTGGTGTCCGACCCCGACCCGTACGTGTACCTCGCCGAGTCCATCCGCGAATGGCCCGACCAGCCGGCGCTGGCCGCGCTGCTGCAGAAGGCCGGCTGGTCCAAGGTCGCCTGGCGCAATCTCAGCGGCGGCATCGTCGCGCTCCACCGGGGCATCAAGGACTGA
- a CDS encoding glutaminase — MPDVAPTDYGPLLERIAADIAPLIGSGTPAEYIPALASVDRRQFGMAIADLDGNVFGVGDWRVPFSAQSITKVFALALALAEGGDSLWERVGREPSGNPFNSLVQLEYENGIPRNPFINAGALVVTDRLQTLTGDASSELLEFLRQESQNPDIGFDAEVAASEQEHGDRNAAVAHFMASYGNIDNPVPALLEHYFWQCSIEMSCADLARAGRFLARHGLRADGTRLLTRSEAKQINAVMLTCGTYDAAGEFAYRVGLPGKSGVGGGIVAVVPGQCTLAVWSPGLDARGNSVAGVAALDRFTTLTGLSVF; from the coding sequence GTGCCAGACGTCGCGCCCACGGACTACGGGCCCCTGCTGGAGCGGATCGCCGCCGACATCGCCCCGCTGATCGGCAGCGGCACCCCGGCCGAGTACATCCCGGCGCTGGCCTCCGTGGACCGGCGGCAGTTCGGGATGGCCATCGCCGACCTCGACGGCAACGTCTTCGGGGTGGGCGACTGGCGGGTCCCCTTCTCCGCCCAGTCCATCACCAAGGTCTTCGCGCTCGCCCTGGCCCTGGCGGAGGGCGGCGACAGCCTGTGGGAACGGGTCGGCCGGGAGCCTTCCGGCAACCCGTTCAACTCACTCGTACAGCTGGAGTACGAAAACGGCATTCCTCGCAATCCATTCATCAACGCGGGCGCCCTCGTGGTCACCGACCGGCTCCAGACCCTGACGGGCGACGCGAGCAGCGAGCTGCTGGAGTTCCTGCGGCAGGAGAGCCAGAACCCGGACATCGGCTTCGACGCCGAGGTCGCGGCCTCCGAGCAGGAGCACGGCGACCGCAACGCGGCCGTCGCCCACTTCATGGCCTCGTACGGGAACATCGACAACCCGGTGCCCGCGCTGCTGGAGCACTACTTCTGGCAGTGCTCCATCGAGATGAGCTGCGCCGACCTGGCCCGCGCCGGGCGCTTCCTGGCCCGGCACGGGCTGCGCGCCGACGGCACGCGGCTGCTGACGCGCAGCGAGGCCAAGCAGATCAACGCCGTGATGCTGACCTGCGGGACGTACGACGCGGCGGGCGAGTTCGCCTACCGCGTCGGGCTGCCCGGCAAGAGCGGGGTGGGCGGCGGCATCGTCGCCGTCGTCCCGGGCCAGTGCACCCTCGCCGTGTGGAGCCCGGGCCTGGACGCCCGGGGCAACTCGGTGGCGGGCGTGGCCGCCCTCGACCGCTTCACGACGCTCACCGGGCTTTCCGTTTTCTGA
- a CDS encoding GNAT family N-acetyltransferase: MTTSPTRPLPAVQLRVPTDEDAHAWHAAFADPDVMEFLGGPAELSAYEEFTARQRMHDAQLGYCLWTLVDAQGAVIGFTGAQPWPREKEWGPVGEIEIGWRLGRSAWGQGYAYAAALATLERVRAAGVPHVVAMIDARNARSVAVAERLGMTLAEEFTTPGGNPARRYELALGRG; the protein is encoded by the coding sequence ATGACCACCTCGCCGACCCGGCCGCTTCCGGCCGTTCAGCTCCGCGTGCCCACCGACGAGGACGCGCACGCCTGGCACGCGGCCTTCGCCGACCCCGACGTGATGGAGTTCCTGGGAGGTCCCGCGGAGCTGTCCGCGTACGAGGAGTTCACTGCGCGCCAGCGCATGCACGACGCCCAACTGGGTTACTGCCTGTGGACCCTGGTGGACGCGCAGGGCGCGGTGATCGGCTTCACCGGCGCCCAGCCGTGGCCCCGGGAGAAGGAGTGGGGCCCGGTCGGGGAGATCGAGATCGGCTGGCGGCTGGGTCGCTCCGCGTGGGGCCAGGGCTACGCGTACGCCGCCGCGCTCGCCACGCTGGAGCGGGTCCGCGCGGCCGGTGTCCCGCACGTGGTGGCGATGATCGACGCCCGGAACGCGCGTTCGGTGGCGGTGGCGGAGCGTCTGGGCATGACCCTGGCCGAGGAGTTCACCACGCCGGGCGGCAATCCGGCGCGGCGCTACGAGCTGGCGCTCGGCCGGGGCTGA
- a CDS encoding geranylgeranyl reductase family protein — protein MTELLSEHSADVIVVGAGPAGSTTAYYLAKAGLDVLLLEKTAFPREKVCGDGLTPRATKQLVAMGIDISEEAGWLRNKGLRIIGGGQRLQLDWPELASYPDYGLVRKRDDFDETLARQAQKAGARLYERCNVGEPVRDARTGHITGVHAKLGEEKTPVTFHAPLVVAADGNSSRLSLAMGLHRREDRPMGVAVRTYFTSPRHDDDYLESWLELWDRRGAQDRLLPGYGWIFGMGDGTSNVGLGILNSSSAFKELDWREVLKAWCASMPEDWGYTPENMTQPIRGAALPMAFNRQPHYTKGLLLVGDAGGLVNPFNGEGIAYAMESGQIAADVIVQAHARATPAQRELALHNYPKVLKETYGGYYTLGRAFVKLIGNPKVMKIAAQRGLTHPVLMRFTLKMLANLTDPTGGDAMDRIINGLSKVAPKA, from the coding sequence GTGACCGAGCTCCTCTCCGAACACTCCGCGGACGTGATCGTCGTCGGGGCCGGGCCCGCCGGCTCGACCACCGCCTACTACCTCGCCAAGGCCGGATTGGACGTCCTGCTGCTGGAGAAGACGGCGTTCCCGCGCGAGAAGGTCTGCGGCGACGGCCTGACCCCGCGCGCCACCAAGCAGCTGGTGGCGATGGGAATCGACATCTCCGAAGAGGCCGGCTGGCTGCGGAACAAGGGTCTGCGGATCATCGGCGGCGGCCAGCGGCTCCAGCTGGACTGGCCGGAACTCGCCTCCTATCCGGACTACGGACTCGTCCGCAAGCGCGACGACTTCGACGAGACCCTGGCCCGCCAGGCGCAGAAGGCCGGAGCCCGGCTGTACGAGCGCTGCAATGTCGGCGAGCCCGTGCGCGACGCGCGCACCGGCCACATCACCGGCGTGCACGCGAAGCTCGGCGAGGAGAAGACCCCGGTCACCTTCCACGCCCCGCTGGTCGTCGCGGCCGACGGCAACTCCTCCCGGCTGTCCCTGGCGATGGGCCTGCACCGGCGCGAGGACCGCCCGATGGGCGTGGCCGTGCGGACGTACTTCACCTCGCCGCGGCACGACGACGACTACCTGGAGTCCTGGCTGGAGCTGTGGGACCGGCGCGGCGCGCAGGACCGGCTGCTGCCCGGCTACGGCTGGATCTTCGGCATGGGCGACGGCACCTCCAACGTGGGCCTCGGCATCCTCAACTCCTCCTCCGCCTTCAAGGAGCTGGACTGGCGCGAGGTCCTCAAGGCCTGGTGCGCCTCCATGCCGGAGGACTGGGGCTACACCCCCGAGAACATGACGCAGCCGATCCGCGGCGCGGCCCTGCCGATGGCCTTCAACCGGCAGCCGCACTACACCAAGGGCCTGCTGCTGGTCGGCGACGCGGGCGGGCTCGTCAACCCGTTCAACGGCGAGGGCATCGCGTACGCCATGGAGTCGGGCCAGATCGCGGCCGACGTCATCGTGCAGGCACATGCCCGCGCCACCCCCGCCCAGCGGGAACTGGCGCTGCACAACTACCCGAAGGTGCTCAAGGAGACCTACGGCGGCTACTACACCCTGGGCCGCGCCTTCGTGAAGCTGATCGGCAACCCGAAGGTCATGAAGATCGCCGCCCAGCGCGGTCTGACCCACCCGGTGCTGATGCGGTTCACCCTGAAGATGCTCGCCAACCTGACCGACCCGACGGGCGGCGACGCGATGGACCGCATCATCAACGGCCTCTCGAAGGTGGCCCCGAAGGCCTGA
- a CDS encoding ABC transporter permease — protein sequence MSAVAPTRLAVRDALAEAVAGMLRRPGRAVLTALGTVLGVGSFVAVLGLTATLSSQIDARFDVLTATEVGVEDVAAQQDEFAGTGFPADAEQRLRAVAGIEHAGVLWTVRLDPRTAVATLPSGAGDPATGAAVVAASPGAVAALVPTLQQGRLYDDFAERGHERVVVIGSGLATRLGITTLATRPALYIGQEPFTVAGIVTDLRRRPEHLMSVLVPRSTAEQLWGPPPPGAATMLISTRLGAARQVAGLAPLALRPDHPEYLKAVPPPDPRTLRSGVTADLSALFLLLAGICLVVGAVGIANTTLVAVLERTGEIGLRRALGARGRHVAAQFLTESAALGGLGGLVGTSLGELTVVAVALARDWTPVIHPVTVAAAPLAGLVTGLLAGLHPAWRAARVEPAEALRR from the coding sequence GTGAGCGCCGTCGCACCCACCCGGCTGGCCGTGCGCGACGCCCTGGCCGAGGCCGTCGCCGGGATGCTGCGCCGCCCCGGCCGGGCCGTGCTCACCGCCCTCGGCACCGTCCTCGGCGTGGGCAGCTTCGTGGCGGTGCTCGGCCTCACCGCCACCCTCTCCTCGCAGATCGACGCCAGGTTCGACGTCCTGACCGCCACCGAGGTCGGCGTCGAGGACGTCGCCGCCCAGCAGGACGAGTTCGCCGGGACCGGCTTCCCCGCCGACGCCGAGCAGCGGCTGCGCGCCGTCGCGGGCATCGAGCACGCCGGGGTGCTGTGGACGGTCCGGCTCGATCCGCGCACCGCCGTCGCCACCCTGCCGTCCGGCGCCGGCGACCCGGCCACCGGCGCTGCCGTCGTCGCCGCCTCCCCCGGTGCCGTCGCCGCCCTCGTGCCGACCCTCCAGCAGGGCCGGCTCTACGACGACTTCGCCGAGCGCGGCCACGAGCGCGTCGTCGTCATCGGCAGCGGGCTGGCCACCCGCCTCGGCATCACCACGCTGGCCACCCGGCCCGCCCTCTACATCGGCCAGGAGCCCTTCACCGTGGCGGGCATCGTCACGGACCTCCGGCGCCGGCCCGAACACCTGATGTCGGTCCTCGTCCCGCGCTCCACCGCCGAGCAGCTCTGGGGGCCGCCCCCGCCCGGTGCTGCGACCATGCTGATCTCCACCCGGCTCGGCGCCGCCCGCCAGGTCGCCGGCCTCGCCCCGCTCGCGCTGCGCCCCGACCACCCCGAGTACCTCAAGGCCGTACCGCCGCCCGATCCGCGGACGCTGCGCTCCGGCGTCACCGCCGACCTGAGCGCGCTCTTCCTGCTGCTCGCCGGGATCTGCCTGGTCGTCGGCGCGGTCGGGATCGCCAACACCACCCTGGTCGCCGTACTGGAGCGGACCGGCGAGATCGGGCTGCGCCGGGCGCTCGGCGCGCGGGGGCGGCACGTCGCGGCCCAGTTCCTCACCGAGTCGGCGGCCCTGGGGGGCCTCGGCGGCCTGGTCGGGACCTCGCTGGGCGAGCTGACCGTGGTCGCCGTCGCCCTCGCCCGGGACTGGACCCCGGTGATCCATCCGGTCACCGTCGCCGCGGCCCCGCTCGCCGGGCTGGTCACCGGGCTGCTGGCCGGGCTCCATCCCGCCTGGCGGGCGGCCCGTGTCGAACCGGCCGAGGCCCTGCGAAGATAG